In Oryza sativa Japonica Group chromosome 3, ASM3414082v1, one DNA window encodes the following:
- the LOC136355658 gene encoding senescence-associated protein 13-like — protein MASGDAGRWPLGQQEDPHYRRHLQLGRAVVDELAALGAAVHTCSRNEAELGERLREWEGRGFRVTGSVRDVSVRDQPERMLREVASLYGGKLDILVKHFTASLPPSSIQLLASPPRCGHD, from the exons ATGGCCAGCGGCGATGCGGGAAGATGGCCCCTCGGCCAGCAAGAGGACCCTCATTACCGGCGACACCTGCAgctagg GCGTGCGGTGGTGGACGAGCTGGCGGCGCTGGGGGCGGCCGTGCATACCTGCTCCAGGAACGAGGCCGAGCTGGGCGAGCGCCTCAGGGAGTGGGAGGGCAGGGGGTTCCGCGTCACCGGCTCAGTCCGCGACGTCTCCGTCCGGGACCAGCCGGAACGCATGCTCCGCGAGGTCGCCAGCCTCTACGGTGGCAAGCTCGACATCCTTGTAAAACACTTCACAGCTTCTCTTCCCCCATCTTCAATTCAACTCCTTGCTTCCCCTCCTAGGTGTGGCCATGATTGA